The following are encoded together in the Notolabrus celidotus isolate fNotCel1 chromosome 9, fNotCel1.pri, whole genome shotgun sequence genome:
- the prlrb gene encoding prolactin receptor b translates to MNDIGLALLLLLSAALLSNSMSPPGKPVLLSCRSPEKETFSCWWEPGSDGGLPTTHRLYYERERLDGTHECPDYHSAGRNSCFFDRKHTSIWVDYYLTVVASNALGNSTSDSLKIDVMEIVKPNPPENVTLLVEDRQDSPHLHVSWEHPHNTDTRSGWVTIKYELRVKQGNSNTWKEYTSGTQTHFSLYSISPGTEYKVQVRCRLDHSEWSEWSHASSVEIPNYLQNERPFWIWMSTLFVIPFIAAVFILVMKRKNLKQFVLPSVPGPKIRGVDFQLLKSGPSDDVINALNQNFPCMVAWKDQLEDYLIVTENDKGLLPESQKRKNSLTFPSGFCLHSEIQCKESIPRLNEQETSGKKNEAQHNVKNRRFLSGTNTKPTLEPAQEQQGQSLNCVEKEAADQTHSHHAAVTPFTDTGYVDVQRHEENTQEVDVKQLQYSRVKEVNSILILEKENSANSSGYIQRQEEHPSEGYSRVKEVDNDFMVILQKQHVSSDSSHQEKSNCYIDYTLQKSRSPHVTGPSEDGVCTELIDGGYVETFPEPPLV, encoded by the exons ATGAATGATATTGGGTTGGccctgctcctgctgttgtctGCAGCTTTACTGTCCAACA GCATGTCTCCACCAGGCAAACCAGTCCTGCTGAGCTGCAGGTCCCCTGAGAAGGAGACGTTTTCCTGCTGGTGGGAGCCAGGCTCTGATGGAGGTCTGCCAACAACACACCGCCTCTATTATGAGAGAGAAAG ATTAGATGGAACACACGAGTGTCCGGACTATCATTCGGCGGGCAGGAACTCCTGCTTCTTTGACAGGAAACACACCTCCATCTGGGTCGACTATTACCTGACAGTGGTGGCCTCCAATGCCCTCGGGAATTCCACTTCAGACTCCTTGAAGATAGATGTGATGGAAATCG TGAAGCCAAACCCTCCTGAAAATGTGACGCTGCTGGTGGAGGACAGACAGGACAGTCCACATCTCCATGTCAGTTGGGAGCATCCCCACAACACAGACACCAGGTCTGGATGGGTCACCATTAAATATGAACTGAGAGTCAAACAAGGAAACAGCAACACATGGAAG GAGTACACATCAGGAACACAAACCCATTTCAGCCTGTACAGCATCAGTCCTGGGACGGAGTACAAAGTTCAGGTGCGATGTAGGTTAGACCACAGCGAGTGGAGTGAGTGGAGCCACGCTTCCTCTGTGGAGATCCCAAACT ATCTCCAGAATGAGAGGCCCTTTTGGATTTGGATGTCCACCCTCTTTGTGATACCATTTATAGCAGCAGTGTTTATCCTGGTCATGAAGAGGAAAAA CTTGAAGCAGTTTGTTCTGCCATCTGTTCCTGGTCCAAAGATAAGAGGAGTTGATTTTCAGCTTCTTAAG AGTGGACcttctgatgatgtcatcaatgCTCTGAACCAGAACTTCCCTTGTATGGTGGCCTGGAAGGATCAGTTGGAGGACTACTTAATCGTCACAGAAAATGACAAAGGACTTCTGCCAGAGtctcaaaaaagaaagaatagcTTGACATTTCCCTCTGGCTTCTGCTTACACTCTGAAATCCAATGTAAGGAGTCGATACCCCGGCTAAATGAGCAGGAGACTTCTGGAAAAAAGAATGAAGCACAACATAATGTAAAGAACAGAAGGTTTCTCTCAGGAACAAACACAAAGCCAACCCTGGAGCCTGCTCAGGAACAGCAGGGCCAGAGTCTAAACTGTGTAGAGAAAGAAGCAGCGGATCAGACTCACTCACACCATGCTGCAGTCACACCATTCACAGACACTGGCTATGTGGATGTTCAGAGACATGAGGAAAACACTCAGGAGGTGgatgtgaaacagctgcagtaCAGCAGGGTGAAAGAGGTGAACAGTATTCTCATCCTGGAGAaagaaaacagtgcaaacagCTCTGGCTACATTCAGAGACAAGAGGAACACCCCTCAGAGGGTTACAGCAGAGTGAAAGAGGTGGACAATGACTTTATGGTCATCCTGCAGAAACAACATGTATCCTCTGACTCTTCCCATCAAGAGAAGAGCAACTGTTACATAGACTACACACTTCAAAAGTCAAGAAGTCCTCATGTGACTGGACCCAGTGAAGATGGAGTATGCACAGAGCTCATTGATGGCGGATATGTAGAAACTTTCCCAGAACCACCTTTAGTATGA